One Bos taurus isolate L1 Dominette 01449 registration number 42190680 breed Hereford chromosome 25, ARS-UCD2.0, whole genome shotgun sequence genomic window carries:
- the SMIM10L3 gene encoding salivary gland specific protein SAGSIN1 — MAAALSGLAVRLSRSAAARSYGVFCKGLTRTLLIFFDLAWRLRINFPYLYIVASMMLNVRLQVHIEIH, encoded by the coding sequence ATGGCGGCGGCTCTGTCGGGCCTGGCTGTCCGGCTATCGCGCTCGGCCGCCGCCCGCTCTTATGGGGTCTTCTGCAAGGGGCTGACCCGCACGCTGCTCATTTTCTTCGACCTGGCCTGGCGCTTGCGTATCAACTTCCCCTACCTCTACATCGTGGCTTCCATGATGCTCAACGTCCGTCTGCAG